The Deltaproteobacteria bacterium genome window below encodes:
- a CDS encoding DUF1275 domain-containing protein, translating to MFRHRASEEIDLKTLIDWFLLSFLAGNINTGGYLACQRFVSHVTGFATLAGVDAAVELWWEALGILTVPAFFLLGVLISAYYVDRRVHEGKKPRYALVMGFATLCLVLAGGGGVAGLWGDFGHELEITRDYAFLALLCMASGLQNAALSSSSGSTLRTTHLTGTTTDLGIGLMRWATLSEKDTRRGSEMKGNFLRIGLIFSFMVGSGIGAVLFIRYQYWGFSLPIAIAGYATYKANRRAAGDQLASNV from the coding sequence ATGTTTAGGCACCGAGCTTCCGAAGAAATCGATTTAAAGACACTTATAGATTGGTTCTTACTGTCATTTTTAGCTGGCAATATTAACACGGGCGGCTATCTCGCGTGTCAAAGGTTCGTGTCACACGTGACGGGCTTTGCCACGCTGGCGGGAGTCGATGCCGCGGTTGAACTGTGGTGGGAAGCTCTCGGGATCCTCACTGTGCCGGCGTTCTTTTTATTAGGAGTCTTAATTTCGGCTTATTATGTCGATCGGCGCGTCCACGAAGGAAAAAAGCCGCGATACGCATTGGTCATGGGTTTCGCCACGCTTTGCCTCGTTCTTGCCGGTGGTGGTGGAGTCGCAGGTCTTTGGGGTGACTTCGGGCATGAACTCGAAATCACAAGAGACTATGCGTTTTTGGCTTTGCTCTGTATGGCCAGCGGATTACAAAACGCTGCTCTAAGTTCCTCGAGCGGTTCAACTTTGAGGACTACACATTTGACCGGAACGACGACCGATTTGGGCATCGGCCTTATGCGCTGGGCAACTTTGTCAGAAAAAGACACTCGGCGCGGAAGTGAAATGAAGGGAAATTTTCTTCGCATCGGTTTGATTTTTTCTTTCATGGTCGGCTCTGGGATCGGTGCAGTTCTGTTTATTCGCTACCAGTATTGGGGCTTTTCTCTGCCAATCGCGATTGCCGGCTATGCGACTTACAAAGCAAATCGGCGAGCTGCCGGGGACCAGTTAGCTTCCAATGTTTAA
- a CDS encoding RNA-binding protein: MGKKLYVGNLSYSTTDESLNGAFAAFGTVESARVIMDRETGRSKGFGFVEMASDDDAQKAVAGMDGQELDGRNLKVAEAKPMEQGRGGGGPRGPRGGGAARGGW, from the coding sequence GTGGGCAAGAAGCTTTACGTAGGTAATTTATCGTACTCGACCACAGACGAAAGTCTGAACGGTGCATTCGCGGCATTTGGAACTGTTGAGAGCGCGCGAGTGATCATGGATCGAGAAACTGGCCGGAGCAAAGGTTTTGGATTCGTCGAAATGGCTTCGGATGATGACGCACAAAAAGCAGTCGCGGGCATGGATGGCCAAGAGCTTGACGGGCGGAACTTAAAAGTGGCTGAAGCAAAGCCAATGGAGCAAGGTCGCGGCGGCGGAGGACCTCGTGGTCCACGCGGCGGCGGAGCAGCTCGCGGCGGTTGGTAG
- a CDS encoding transcriptional repressor produces MNCSHRLSNEEAFKRLAESLKRDGARLTEPRKLLLEAALKAKKPFSAEGLQQLVSAGTATSKPDLATIYRNLSYFNEIGLISRVDLGGETAIYEVGSKDQAHHHHYFICRSCGKTETLEACSLAPTETLLKKRGYHGLTHRLEFSGLCPNC; encoded by the coding sequence ATGAACTGCAGCCACCGTCTTTCCAATGAAGAAGCTTTTAAGCGGCTAGCCGAATCGCTGAAAAGGGATGGTGCACGCCTAACAGAGCCACGCAAACTTCTTTTAGAGGCGGCCTTGAAAGCCAAAAAACCATTTTCTGCCGAAGGACTGCAACAGCTTGTAAGCGCAGGCACGGCCACGTCAAAGCCGGACTTAGCGACGATCTATCGAAACCTCTCGTACTTCAATGAAATCGGTCTCATTTCCCGGGTCGACCTTGGCGGCGAAACGGCCATCTATGAGGTTGGATCAAAAGATCAAGCCCACCATCACCATTACTTCATCTGTCGTTCGTGCGGAAAAACAGAAACATTGGAAGCTTGCTCTTTAGCGCCAACCGAAACTTTGCTTAAAAAGCGCGGCTATCACGGCCTCACTCACCGCCTCGAATTCTCGGGTCTCTGTCCCAATTGCTAG
- a CDS encoding rhodanese-like domain-containing protein, which translates to MNISMTNERMAPGTLATGAYEGIPEIQPCQLQALISSPNWASAKVRLLDVRMPDEFTGELGHIPDSDLVTLGPGLQQFLDDGDRKTPIVFICRSGARSGQAAGYAVDIGYENVANLQGGMIQWNREGLPVVRE; encoded by the coding sequence ATGAACATCAGTATGACAAACGAAAGAATGGCTCCCGGCACTCTTGCCACTGGAGCGTACGAGGGTATTCCAGAGATTCAACCATGCCAGCTTCAGGCCCTTATCTCGTCGCCAAATTGGGCGAGCGCGAAAGTGCGCCTTTTAGATGTTCGCATGCCAGATGAGTTCACAGGCGAATTGGGGCATATTCCCGATTCCGATCTGGTCACCCTTGGCCCCGGTTTGCAGCAGTTTCTGGATGACGGGGATCGCAAGACCCCCATCGTTTTTATCTGTCGAAGCGGCGCCCGCTCGGGGCAGGCCGCTGGATATGCAGTAGATATTGGCTATGAAAATGTAGCCAATCTCCAGGGTGGAATGATTCAGTGGAATAGGGAAGGGCTGCCCGTCGTTCGCGAGTAA
- a CDS encoding trypsin-like peptidase domain-containing protein, with translation MSKSLKGKFSSLLKGTSALGLLLTAIVSMPQNGFAASMHPLVIYGADNRLEVFEELDASRRDLARSVVAIMSVNSLRATGPTINQITGSKYGESNNLCKTEKFYDQLAPAYCSGFLVADNIIATAGHCVQDADFCKDARFVFDFSIDSKGRDPHTVKIDDTYGCKKVLHEEMDGNGADFALVELDRPVVGRTPVRFANAAPKVGDSVVVIGHPVGLPAKIAGGAKVRRNSTGFFVANLDTYGGNSGSAVFNVTTNEVAGVLVRGETDFIKRGSCNVSYQCKDELCRGEDVTNPDIVAAKLLDIQTTP, from the coding sequence ATGTCGAAATCGTTAAAAGGCAAATTTAGTAGTTTACTGAAAGGTACTTCCGCCCTCGGACTGCTGCTGACCGCGATTGTTTCTATGCCGCAAAATGGATTTGCTGCATCGATGCATCCACTGGTCATTTACGGCGCAGACAACCGTTTGGAAGTTTTTGAAGAGCTCGACGCCAGCCGTCGCGATCTTGCTCGGTCCGTCGTAGCCATCATGTCTGTGAACTCTCTCCGCGCAACCGGCCCGACCATCAATCAGATCACAGGTTCGAAGTATGGCGAGTCGAATAACCTCTGCAAAACAGAGAAGTTCTACGATCAGCTTGCGCCCGCATACTGCTCTGGATTTTTAGTGGCCGATAACATCATCGCGACAGCAGGTCACTGCGTTCAAGACGCTGACTTCTGCAAAGACGCGCGATTCGTTTTTGATTTCTCCATCGATTCGAAAGGTCGCGATCCACACACTGTGAAAATCGACGACACTTATGGCTGCAAGAAAGTGCTTCACGAAGAAATGGATGGAAACGGTGCAGACTTTGCTCTCGTCGAATTGGATCGACCAGTAGTTGGCCGGACGCCCGTTCGTTTTGCTAACGCTGCTCCTAAGGTTGGCGACTCGGTTGTCGTCATTGGACACCCAGTCGGTCTTCCCGCAAAAATCGCAGGTGGCGCAAAGGTTCGTCGCAATTCCACTGGCTTCTTCGTGGCCAATCTTGATACCTACGGTGGAAACTCTGGATCTGCCGTGTTTAACGTAACGACAAATGAAGTGGCAGGAGTCCTAGTTCGCGGCGAAACAGACTTTATCAAGCGTGGTTCCTGCAACGTATCTTACCAGTGCAAAGACGAACTTTGCCGAGGTGAGGATGTGACGAATCCAGATATCGTTGCAGCAAAATTGCTCGATATCCAGACGACACCTTAG
- a CDS encoding bifunctional nicotinamide-nucleotide adenylyltransferase/Nudix hydroxylase — protein MKKVGVFIGRFQPLHVGHLETIERALTEVDELVIIIGSARTARNLRNPFTADERREMIESALPEEKRSRVRFEFVRDYFYNTAAWVAEVRDKATSGMIFKISSVNPVQVTLYGISKDATSAYLSWFPDWSADRMRLADQSGTQGRGLFNATELRESFLRDVGALRTEQAKRQLPPVIAEWLKKFSELPVYGDLHSEQIAIDAHRKSWASAPFPPVFVTTDAVVIQAGHIVMIQRKKAPGRGQWAIPGGFLDPHESLEDCAIRELHEETQFDLSIEELRKALVTVRTFDHPLRSTRGRTITHAHLFRLPGDRVAKIQASDDAAAAKWVPLLDVGKMEEQCFEDHFHIIHAMMNAAPRN, from the coding sequence ATGAAAAAGGTGGGGGTCTTCATCGGTCGCTTTCAGCCGCTTCATGTAGGCCATTTGGAAACTATCGAACGCGCCCTCACCGAAGTAGATGAGCTCGTAATTATCATCGGCTCGGCTCGCACAGCGAGAAACTTGCGAAATCCATTTACGGCCGATGAGCGGCGCGAAATGATCGAAAGTGCACTGCCAGAGGAAAAGCGGTCTCGGGTTCGATTTGAATTTGTTCGCGACTATTTCTATAACACCGCCGCATGGGTCGCAGAAGTGAGAGACAAAGCAACGAGCGGAATGATCTTTAAGATCTCGAGTGTGAATCCAGTTCAGGTGACGTTGTATGGGATTTCAAAAGACGCGACGTCGGCCTATCTGAGCTGGTTCCCTGACTGGTCGGCCGATCGGATGAGATTGGCTGATCAATCCGGGACCCAAGGGCGTGGACTTTTTAACGCAACTGAGCTGCGCGAAAGTTTTTTGCGTGATGTCGGCGCACTACGGACTGAACAAGCAAAGCGCCAATTGCCGCCGGTGATCGCTGAATGGCTTAAAAAGTTTTCTGAACTTCCGGTCTATGGCGACTTGCATTCCGAGCAAATTGCCATTGATGCTCATCGGAAATCTTGGGCGAGCGCGCCTTTTCCGCCAGTTTTCGTGACGACTGATGCGGTCGTTATTCAAGCTGGCCATATAGTCATGATCCAAAGAAAAAAAGCACCCGGCCGAGGGCAGTGGGCCATTCCAGGTGGGTTTCTCGACCCGCACGAATCGCTCGAGGACTGTGCCATTCGTGAACTTCACGAGGAAACTCAGTTTGATCTGTCGATCGAAGAACTTCGAAAGGCGTTGGTCACGGTTCGTACATTTGACCATCCGTTGAGATCGACCAGAGGAAGAACTATCACTCATGCGCATTTGTTTCGCTTGCCAGGCGATCGAGTAGCAAAAATTCAAGCCAGTGACGATGCTGCGGCCGCCAAGTGGGTGCCACTCTTGGATGTCGGTAAAATGGAAGAGCAGTGCTTCGAAGATCACTTTCACATTATTCATGCGATGATGAATGCTGCGCCCAGAAACTAG
- a CDS encoding fibronectin type III domain-containing protein — translation MGDGQYKSFILIAMIFTATACEDKGKQATESDSSGLPARAVTVSWDASTASQVGETGGGYLVYIAKTSVAIASTTPVQVANPGNGTHVTSTVTQLAPGTYNIAVKAYSIESTSELSTIANFTVPQ, via the coding sequence GTGGGTGATGGGCAGTATAAAAGCTTTATTCTAATCGCAATGATCTTCACGGCCACTGCCTGTGAAGACAAGGGCAAACAGGCCACTGAGTCCGATTCAAGCGGGCTGCCTGCTCGCGCTGTCACCGTTTCTTGGGACGCAAGCACTGCAAGCCAGGTCGGCGAAACTGGTGGTGGGTATCTTGTTTATATCGCAAAAACATCTGTCGCAATTGCGTCAACGACTCCAGTTCAGGTCGCAAATCCAGGGAACGGCACGCACGTCACATCTACGGTCACGCAATTGGCGCCAGGTACATATAATATTGCTGTGAAAGCCTACAGTATAGAATCCACTTCCGAACTTTCAACGATCGCCAACTTCACGGTGCCGCAATGA
- the pncA gene encoding bifunctional nicotinamidase/pyrazinamidase: MKALILVDLQNDFLPGGALAVTAGDEVLPIANKMMNAGFQHVVATQDWHPANHGSFASNNPGAKVGSMGKLSGLDQVMWPNHCVQGTRGAEFASKLDARKITKIFQKGSDPTVDSYSGFFDNGKRNSTGLSPYLKSMGVKEVVVMGLATDYCVKFTALDAVTEGFKVTFLEDGSRAVNIHPEDEAKAIQEMKTAGITISSSEKYLAYTGGTK; this comes from the coding sequence GTGAAAGCCCTAATTCTGGTCGATCTACAAAATGACTTTCTACCTGGTGGTGCCCTCGCTGTAACTGCGGGTGATGAAGTGTTGCCAATCGCCAACAAAATGATGAATGCAGGGTTTCAGCACGTCGTTGCCACGCAGGATTGGCATCCTGCAAACCATGGAAGTTTCGCTTCCAATAACCCGGGAGCGAAAGTCGGCTCGATGGGTAAGCTTTCGGGGCTCGATCAGGTCATGTGGCCAAATCACTGTGTTCAAGGCACTCGCGGTGCGGAGTTCGCCTCGAAACTTGATGCCCGAAAGATCACGAAGATCTTCCAAAAAGGAAGCGATCCGACCGTCGATAGCTATAGCGGTTTCTTTGATAATGGAAAGAGAAACTCAACTGGTTTATCGCCTTACTTAAAGTCGATGGGAGTAAAGGAAGTCGTCGTCATGGGGCTTGCGACTGATTACTGCGTGAAGTTTACCGCGCTCGATGCGGTGACCGAAGGTTTTAAAGTTACTTTTTTGGAAGACGGCTCGCGAGCCGTGAATATACATCCCGAAGATGAAGCGAAGGCGATTCAAGAAATGAAGACGGCTGGAATTACGATTTCATCTAGCGAAAAGTATCTGGCGTACACCGGAGGAACAAAGTGA
- a CDS encoding AMP-binding protein, which produces MAQTTASTDRAFWTARYPKGVGATVEATVNQYRSTLDVFEETVGRFPTKPAFTCMGKTLTFSELNRKAESFAAFLQNELKLKKGDRIAIQMPNILQYPIALFGAIKAGLVIVNTNPLYTEREMKHQFNDAGCTAVIILANFAHNLQKVLHETKIQHVIVTELGDLLGFPKSLVVNTVVKHVKKMVPDFSLPDAISFNDTLERGAKLTCSRVPMELDEVAFLQYTGGTTGVSKGAMLTHRNVVSNMEQIRYWMLPKLKEGEEVVVCALPLYHIFAFTVNALAIAKYGGHNILITNPRDIPAFVKELKKHPITVFTGVNTLYNALLNNAEFQKLDFSTYKLAVAGAMALQKAVAVRWKEVTGCTIVEGYGLTETSPVASCNPIDGTDRTGTIGLPLPSTLIKMIDDDGKDVAIGETGEICIKGPQVMKGYWQRPDETANVMTADGWFKSGDIGFMDADGFSKIVDRKKDMILVSGFNVYPNEVEDVVATHAGVLEVAAIGIADEKSGEVVKIFVVKKDPSLTAEQVIEHCRTGLAGYKVPKAVEFRTELPKTNVGKILRRALREPKA; this is translated from the coding sequence ATGGCTCAGACGACAGCGAGCACAGATCGCGCATTTTGGACAGCTCGATATCCTAAAGGAGTGGGCGCCACTGTTGAGGCCACCGTTAATCAGTACCGATCAACGCTTGATGTTTTCGAAGAAACAGTCGGTCGCTTCCCAACAAAGCCGGCATTTACCTGCATGGGCAAAACGCTAACCTTCAGCGAACTTAACCGGAAGGCCGAAAGCTTTGCTGCTTTTTTACAAAACGAATTGAAACTAAAAAAGGGCGACCGAATCGCAATTCAAATGCCCAATATCCTACAGTATCCGATTGCCCTCTTCGGCGCGATCAAAGCCGGTCTTGTTATCGTCAATACTAATCCGCTCTACACCGAACGCGAAATGAAGCACCAGTTCAATGACGCCGGCTGCACGGCCGTCATCATCCTGGCGAATTTTGCCCACAACCTACAAAAGGTCCTACACGAAACAAAAATTCAACACGTGATCGTGACGGAACTTGGGGATCTATTGGGATTCCCAAAGAGCCTGGTCGTCAACACTGTCGTGAAGCATGTTAAAAAAATGGTACCGGACTTCTCTCTGCCGGATGCGATTTCATTTAACGATACGCTTGAACGCGGTGCCAAGCTCACTTGCTCGCGCGTACCCATGGAGCTCGACGAGGTCGCCTTTTTACAATACACCGGCGGAACCACGGGCGTTTCGAAAGGTGCGATGCTAACCCACAGAAACGTCGTCTCTAACATGGAACAAATTCGGTATTGGATGCTTCCAAAGCTGAAAGAAGGAGAAGAAGTCGTCGTCTGCGCACTGCCACTGTACCACATCTTTGCCTTCACGGTGAATGCACTGGCCATAGCCAAATACGGCGGTCACAACATTTTGATCACGAATCCACGCGATATTCCTGCGTTCGTGAAAGAACTTAAAAAGCATCCAATCACGGTCTTCACTGGCGTCAACACGCTTTACAATGCACTTTTGAATAACGCCGAATTTCAAAAACTTGATTTTTCTACCTATAAACTAGCTGTGGCTGGTGCGATGGCACTTCAAAAAGCGGTCGCGGTTCGCTGGAAGGAAGTCACTGGTTGCACGATCGTCGAAGGTTACGGGCTCACTGAGACTTCACCGGTGGCGAGCTGCAACCCAATCGACGGCACAGACCGCACAGGGACGATCGGACTTCCGCTTCCCTCTACTTTAATAAAGATGATCGACGATGATGGAAAGGATGTCGCCATCGGGGAAACCGGCGAAATTTGCATCAAAGGCCCACAGGTCATGAAAGGTTACTGGCAACGTCCTGATGAAACTGCCAATGTTATGACGGCTGACGGCTGGTTCAAATCAGGGGATATCGGCTTCATGGATGCGGACGGCTTTAGTAAAATTGTCGACCGCAAAAAAGATATGATTCTGGTTTCGGGCTTCAACGTCTATCCAAACGAAGTGGAAGATGTAGTGGCAACGCACGCAGGGGTTCTTGAAGTTGCAGCGATTGGGATCGCAGATGAAAAGTCTGGCGAAGTCGTAAAGATCTTTGTCGTCAAAAAAGATCCGAGCCTAACTGCCGAGCAAGTCATCGAGCACTGTCGCACAGGGCTTGCCGGCTATAAAGTTCCGAAAGCCGTCGAGTTTCGAACGGAACTTCCAAAAACAAATGTCGGTAAAATTCTTCGCCGCGCTCTGCGCGAACCGAAAGCCTAG
- a CDS encoding S8 family serine peptidase, which yields MKRHSRVSLLSSMLGFLLATLIASENAITDESKFTFRLRDRSHPQEFVSDRVLVKTRNRTFKTSSFESSGVSLKALAPDGGVQKLDSDGQTLAITIDTRSESVATAIEKLKSSSEFEWVQPDYIYKKSAVPNDENYGLLWGLKNSSQTISKQHALHSPYSTGNPGTSGRDMGLEAAWSKTTDCSGVVVAVVDTGINLQHGDLVENLWEDGSGNNGYDFINMDNDPTDDEGHGTHVAGTIGARGNNSIGTTGVCWRTKLMAVKVLDESGSGTTSGIILGVNYAVAQGADVINMSLGGGGSLDLAFRDSIEAASDAGVVIVVAAGNSNVNVANSPTYPCSFTSENLICVGAVDQRYNRASFSNYSSTFVHIAAPGTNIVSSAMGPIVEETVPLTSGNWSFDSTDFGHSSTPTVYLQSPANYDGLAATYGRNVRNHAYRSFDFTTTRKATAVISLLGTIHSSDAFYFVSAPRSGVNPSTAIDGDFMGVFSGTTTGTTGTVDITNCSLSPCSFGFELDSLDDGSQSAGIRITALTMVRYQAGTSGNDTLNGTSMAAPHVAGLVALIKAHNPEFSAAEVRAAVLNTGTKVPSLSGAVKTGSVANATNALKFIPKPSAPTVTVD from the coding sequence ATGAAAAGGCATAGCCGTGTCAGCCTGCTTTCTTCGATGCTTGGCTTTTTGCTCGCCACTCTGATCGCCAGTGAAAACGCTATCACCGACGAATCGAAATTCACATTTCGCCTTCGGGATCGGTCCCACCCTCAGGAATTTGTCTCGGATCGAGTTCTGGTAAAAACAAGGAATCGAACTTTCAAAACTTCATCGTTCGAGAGTTCAGGCGTTTCGTTAAAAGCTTTGGCGCCGGACGGTGGCGTCCAAAAGCTTGACAGCGATGGACAAACTCTCGCGATTACGATCGACACGCGATCCGAGTCGGTTGCAACTGCCATTGAAAAACTGAAATCGAGTTCTGAGTTTGAATGGGTTCAGCCCGACTACATTTATAAAAAGTCAGCTGTTCCTAACGACGAAAACTATGGACTGCTTTGGGGATTGAAAAATTCCTCGCAAACAATTTCCAAGCAACACGCCTTGCATAGTCCCTACAGCACAGGGAACCCCGGGACCAGCGGCCGCGACATGGGGCTCGAAGCTGCATGGTCCAAAACGACTGATTGCTCGGGCGTCGTGGTGGCTGTCGTCGATACTGGGATCAACCTCCAGCATGGGGATCTCGTCGAGAACCTCTGGGAGGATGGATCTGGAAACAATGGCTATGATTTTATAAACATGGATAACGATCCAACGGACGACGAAGGACACGGAACACACGTCGCTGGTACAATTGGCGCGCGCGGGAACAACTCGATTGGTACCACGGGAGTTTGCTGGCGAACAAAGCTCATGGCGGTCAAAGTTCTAGATGAATCCGGAAGTGGCACCACCTCTGGAATCATCCTCGGCGTAAACTACGCTGTTGCACAGGGTGCCGACGTCATCAACATGTCTCTTGGCGGTGGAGGCTCGCTAGATCTTGCCTTTCGCGATTCGATCGAAGCTGCTAGCGATGCCGGCGTGGTAATTGTCGTTGCCGCTGGTAATAGCAACGTCAATGTTGCCAACTCCCCAACCTATCCCTGCAGTTTCACGTCCGAGAATTTGATATGTGTCGGGGCCGTGGATCAACGGTACAATCGCGCGAGTTTTTCTAACTACTCGTCGACGTTCGTACACATCGCGGCACCAGGAACAAACATCGTTAGCTCAGCGATGGGTCCGATCGTTGAAGAAACGGTTCCACTGACATCGGGCAATTGGAGCTTTGATTCAACTGACTTTGGCCACTCCTCTACGCCCACGGTTTACCTGCAATCACCAGCTAACTACGACGGCCTGGCGGCGACTTATGGCCGGAATGTCAGAAATCATGCCTACCGAAGCTTTGACTTCACCACCACGCGAAAGGCGACGGCTGTGATCAGCTTGCTTGGTACGATTCATTCAAGCGACGCCTTTTATTTCGTGTCAGCGCCAAGAAGTGGCGTTAATCCATCGACTGCCATCGACGGTGATTTTATGGGAGTCTTTAGCGGCACGACTACGGGCACTACGGGCACCGTCGACATTACTAACTGCAGCTTGAGTCCATGTTCGTTTGGATTTGAACTCGACAGTCTTGACGACGGCAGCCAATCGGCCGGCATTCGAATCACTGCACTCACAATGGTCCGCTATCAGGCAGGCACATCGGGAAATGACACTTTGAACGGTACCAGCATGGCCGCACCGCATGTGGCCGGCTTGGTCGCCCTCATAAAAGCCCACAATCCTGAATTTTCAGCTGCTGAAGTTCGCGCCGCAGTTTTAAACACAGGAACAAAAGTTCCATCCCTCTCAGGAGCCGTCAAAACTGGCTCAGTTGCCAATGCAACAAACGCCCTCAAATTCATTCCCAAACCGTCGGCACCTACGGTCACAGTCGACTAG